From the Diadema setosum chromosome 3, eeDiaSeto1, whole genome shotgun sequence genome, the window tgtattgaatagtaaatttttaccattttcatctggcctttgaccctaaaattcataagagaatcactgtcaggcagaacatgcacaaatatgtactaagtttcgagataacttgagccacctccgagatatggaggaattgtaagttcagcactttcacttgatctttgaccttttgacctttgacctttttggcaaaaaaaaatacccaaagAATCTCTATTCAGTTAAAAGGCcaacatgcatacaccaagtaaaaaaaaatgcattgcataaatatgagggaaatagtaaaattttgaagtgttgcccttgacctttgacccctgacctttaaccccatgaaccccaaattgcctagataatcactgccagtcagtgcatgcatatatactatgttcaatgaagataccttgaacaatttccaagatacagagaaaaaagtgaaattttaccatttttgcttgaccttttgacctttgacctttgacctcatgacccaaaacttttaccagagaatcttaattgcgtaatacatgtatatactaggtttcaagaaaatatcttcaggcattgcatagatatgggggaaatagtgaaattttaagcatttgaccttgaccttttgacctttgaccttgagcatgtgcacccaaaagttgataggcacaacttcacccctaatacacatacatgccaagtttcattaggatacctcaaaaggttttgatagttacattgtccacaaaattcattacggacggaaggacggacggacggacaacccgaaaacataatgcctccggcaccacttcgtggcggaggcattaaaATTAAAGGGAGGGGGTGCATGTACCTCCTTTCATTTGTTAAAAATttctttagaaaaaaataaaaggtggCCAATGCGCCCTGTGCCCCACCCTTGGATCCGCCTCTGCAAGATCCCATGTTTTTAACTTTGTTGACATAATGAACAACATGCATGGTTTCAAATATTATTTTGAGTCATGAATTGATAtgtatatctatttatttattttattcatttatttattatcattattattatcattattattattattattattattttttttttttttttttttggggggggggagatgcaCAACAGGAATTCTTACCCAACTTGAATTGCATTCAAACATTCTTCCCATAATATAaacttaaagggaacccaaacccaaagagcgatgtggattgagtgaaagcagcaacattagtataacacatcagtggagatttgaggaaaatcagacaatcgatgcaaaagttatgaattctttaagttttggtgttggaattGCTGGatgactactagaggttatgatgtatgtgaggacaacaatataaagaaaataaatttttttataaagaaaatttcacaaaaattcgcttttctagcataatgaaagagcacttgactaaccgctttcagaaagtagggggaacaATTGCTACCCTTTACATATGTTAGTATCAAgatgatggaatgtgtaattttcatgaaaaatgaatttttgtggaattccctttatattttctttatatttttgtccacacatgacggcataacctctagtagtctcctcatccagcggttccaacaccaaaactttaaaaatttctaatgtttgaatcgattgtccgattttcctcaaactttcactgatatgttctacttatgttgctgctttcactcaatccacatttctctccAAACTGATACATATAAGCATTTATTTGCAaatagtactgtaaaacgaggaatgttcgcgtgcattttaatttcgcgagcaccaaaattcgcgaaattaaaatgcatttctgcctacacaatatgcatcggatgccagtggcaattcgcgaaaatatcatgCTACGagaaaggccgttggctccaattcgtgaaattGTCATGCCACGAATACAccatatatcatgttttacagtatactgttTAGGTacaacaaagggaaaaaatgacTCAAGAGGGAAATTGCCTCTTGCACTTAACAGTAACACATCCAAGGCATTAACTCGAACCTGCAAAGCCATTTCACAAGCATCAAGTCAATCCCTTCGATCTTCATTGTACACTTGACAACCCATTCAGACATACACACTATATCCTTAAACAACATACACACTATATCCTTAAATCATGTGATGGCTAAAGTTGATGCAATAGGAATTAAAAGGATTTAGCATTATCCTTGTTCAGTAATGGTTAGATCTGGGCGTTTGTGCtgattgaagaagaaagaaagcagGTATGTGTACCAATAGATTGGTGAATGACCCACAGTAGTATTAAAGTGTAAGGTCAAATACAGTGTAATTATGAAAACTTGGTGAGCAGAGCATCCTGGGGAAAACAATCTGAGTTCTGAACAATTTGCAAGCATTGCTATACAGAGAGTCCCCTATTTCACTCAGATCAACATAAAAAGGTATCAGAGAAATACTGTTTTTAATATTGTGTCATCAGAAAGTAAAAGTATTCTTTTTGAAACTTTGTTGAAATATGAACTAAGGCTGAAAAGGTTAAAAATATTGGAGAGAAGGAAGGAATATTGATGAAGATAAAAGATCAACTACAGTTTATGTGAGCATGAAGAGCATATTTCCTAACAAACACTTTACACAATATTTGGCTGACAATCTTACTACTCTGGGAGGACATGGCAACTATGGTGATACAATTCGTACCCTTCCCTGTTATGATATCTACAAGCACACACGACAATACATCATTGAGTAACAATCGAGTATTGGTTATTCTAGAAGCATATTACATCATACTGCCGTAATTACTgcacattcttttttaaatgatattgcaGTATGTCCATGCTATGTTTGTGATATATTGTAATGCAGTGCAATATCATTGCttgtaacaaaataataatcacaGCAAGGAACAGATAACTTGATAAAGAGGCGGTGGATGTATACAGAGATTGTGTACTTACAAACAGGAAACACAAAGTTACACACAAActtcaaccacaatgaaaacacacactcaaaagCCAAGCACAAAAATTCATAACCATGTAAATGCTTTATTAATTTCCTGTCAGTCATATCTTGAACACTTTGTCAGTGAAAGTATGAAAAGTAGAGACCTTGTGGGCTTATTATTCTCATGAATGTCAATAAATGCTTTATAAAAATAAAACTACAGATTGTACATTGCAAAATAATAAATCACGTCATAATTCTTGTTACCCTGTATCTTAAACACAACTTTCCTGatgaagatttattttttatttttttatattttttatttttaacttCACTTGCATATCTTGTCAATATCACATTACACAATGTATATCACTACATGttctggggaaaaaaagacacttGATTTGATACTGTGCACTACCTGTCACAACTAATAGGTGGGGAAATTAACTGTACAGAGTGAAAGTTGAAAATACATCACAGACACTGActgcaaactacatgtatttgtgctTTTCTATCTGGTCGATCATGCCGCGAGAGACCAATTTACTGGTATGTGCTACTGCCTGACTAGTTCTCCAGAGTTATAGTTTGCTCCTTGTTCCGAGTGAGGACTAATTCATCACTACATCTCTCAGATCTACACCTAAAGATGACCTGggctactgtacgagctgaaattttcgcgtacagatattttcgcgaattgctacttggaggacatttgcgcatgttgttaatttcgcggttgcgacggtctaactgaacgtaactatttgcgcattattttcgcggttcaaaggcgatttgcaaaattcgcgaaaataaaaccaccgcgaaaatttcagctcgtacagcaCTTAATCTTTGGTACGTGATGCTATTTAATGTTTTGTCCACGAGCTTCAGCCTACATTTTAAGAGATCTTCCTTGGACAAATCTGGCTCAGGTCTGAGGGGGttcataagttttttttttttgcttttgtttatttatttatttatttttttaatttctaaatAAAACAGGCTGAAGCTTGCAGACTAGACCAGGATAATCCTTCACAAACTTTGAAGTTATgaagaccccatttacagtgagtgaaaaggccgGGCTGAGGCTGGACTTCCTTTCATTGTAAACGctcaaaaggccaaatgcggtaccaaaaacAGCTGCACACatggccaagctctggaggtagtctcgcCCGGGGCTGAGCCCGGGCTCGGcctggccttttctcactgtaaacaaaaactgggctaaatgcggtaccaaattgcgACTGGCGCGCTCCCAAATAATCATTTGTCTACAAGCAGAccgccactacaacaaaatattgaaatgtttgAGTTAAAATCCCGAGCTGAGCCTGCCACTGCAAACGCACAgaattgcggggccgagtatcgcaattgaggctgggctctgcccagccctgcactgtaaacggggccTATGGGTAAACTCTTGGGGGAAGTAGCTGTATGTTTTAGATGacgattgtatatatttttgtgcCTCTGTTTTTCATCAATTGGACATTTCACAAGATACATTGTTTtaagaaacattttttaaagTGCAAACATGATGTGTATAGTTATGCAAGTTACAGCATATAAACAGGGATTCAATAAATTCTCACAAACTGGTAATATTCTTCCTATGAAAGACTTTAATGAATGTGAAAAGTGTTGTCTAATGACATCCATCCTCCACCACATTTTGAAATTCTATATTAGAAATCAGGGACATCTAACATTGTTTATAGtgtataagaagaaaaaaatccaacaaactAATTAGATGAAAATACTAAAGCATAGACTAGAGATTCAATTTACTAGTAGAAGGAGAGAGTCACGTCATCGTGACAGGTCATTTACCcttctcccctccctctccctgtcTCTTTTCTCCTTGTCTCCTGCCCTTGCATATTTCCAAGAATTATGAAATGATTGCCCAGCCAGTAAGAATCAAGCTACAGAACAATTAGAATTACTTCTATGCCGTTAATTTGTACAATAGGAGATACACTTGATACACATGCTAGGAGACACAATGTGTACTAAAATACACAGTAACATCGTTTGTCACTCTTCCATACAGAGTTTCTCTGCTTTGTTATTTTAGCAATGTTTTGACCTGTTACATAATGGCTCTTTCCTTTAAAAGTACATGTCATGTATACAATGGATTAGATTATCCATTTAGACATATGGCAAACATTGTGTATAAATCCTGTTActtcccaatattttttttgttttttactgccaagagaatgaaaatgagaacacCATGATGAGACAAAAGTTTACCTCTATTATAAATCCCTTTGATGAgtacagaaataaataaatcaattattgatcatttattatttattaataacattttttatttatcattaaaTGAAAGAATTCATGAGGGAGTGTCTTCAAGTGTTTCTTTCATAACAGCTAATACAGCACAACTCATCACATACAAACTACATGCACAGAGCTCTCACATTCAGATAAATAATAGATGACAAAAGGTAAATGCAGCAGACAGCAACCAAACAAAGAAGTAGTGATATACACACCCATACCTGCGTAAATCAATGTATTGACCAGTGTAAGGTAGATATTCACATACAGGAGGTAAATGTCTACTCCCTATACCATGATGCACAGTACAAATAGCTGTCTCCATGAATACACACAGCCTTTGGTATTCATGCAAGACTTGTGTGTCATTATACCTGATAACAACTATAAATATGAAAACCACATAGatcaatcaaaataatttgatatcattCAAATAAAGATGAAAGACAGAATGAAAGAGTACTCATTGCAAGTCAAGTTTGCATAGACAGCATGTACAAAGTCTCTTTGTAACAAGTATGAAAAAAAGGCACATTTCAGAAAatacataatgaaataaaatcatattgcAGCATATGATAACTACACAATTTATAACACACTTACTACACATTCACATGATAAAACACTCTGCAGGCAACTATACCTCATCATGACACATTtgtctacatgtattttcccAACATATACAATGATGATTAGATTTCTACTCTCAAGATCACTAGTTATCAtgtaatacagtcaacctcacctAAGTCAAATCTATTGGGACAGACGAAAACACTTCGACTTATGCGAAATTCGACTTCCGCGAAAGTCGAATTTTTTCGACTTGTATTTCCTGACAAATTTTTCATAATGCAGTGtctttttaaatttttattggtcgtgaaattaaagtagaCGGTAGTAAGATGTTGtaatttgtctgttttgttcAAGTCTTAAAAAAGAATCCTGAAGCTCAATTATTGGACTGCGTTAATCGAAATACGTTGCACATAATGTCTGccaaagatcgccaaacgaaaaTGGGTGTTCGGGGCGTCGTCATTTGTTTGGggatgtcgtttttacttcggcaaGAATTTTAAAACAATTAGAATTTTTTgtgaaccttttccgcacaatGAGTCATGATTTGGTCgtgatttgttttcaaaaatgtcTTTAATGTCTCGTCACAGCGCAAGACCATCGCCAGATgtgcgcgatgttcgcaaaatctTCGTGAAACCCCGAACAGACAGCCAGCTTCAGAGAATATCTTGCACATGTTTCGCGATATTTCCCAATGAATTTTTATAACGCAGtgtcttttttatgtttttattggcCATTAAATTACATTagatggtttttgttttgtttgagttAAAAAAATCGTGAAGCTCAATTACTGGACTGCGATAATCGAAATGTGTTGCGAGTAATGTGCGTTTTTTATGTGGTCACGTCGTGAGTGGCAAAATCTAACACTCacattttagtctgcaaaattCATCAAACGAACGCAGGAGTTCGGAGGCGTCGTCAATTGTTTGGGGATGTCGTTACTTCAGCaagaatttcaaaaatatttgattttttttttttgtgaagctTTTCCTCACAATGGGTCATGATTTGGTCATAATTTCGTCTAAAAAATGTCTCAAAAGTCTCGTCATTATGTATGAGACCTTCGTCAGACGTGCGCgatgtttgcaaaatcttcGTGAAACTCTGAACAGACCCTGAAACTTTGGAAATTGTCTCGTGTATGTTTCGCGAAATCCGCGAAGTTCTTCCAATCATTTTACGACATAACTGCGATACCTGTTCATGTACCTTTTGAATCATTCTCACTAACGTTTGGCGCATGTTTGATGTATGACCTTTTAACGCTCTACGTTTTCTGCAAGACAAAATTATATCATACTACAGTAGTACATCCACTCATTAAGCaactatatacactgtatatgaaaacgaaattttgatataaaaaaaaaaagatcacaaaATTCACTTTAAATTACTCTCAATGCATGCGGAAATTATATTTGAAACTTAAGATAATGTGTGGGGGAACCTAGGAAAAAAGATGCTCGTTAATTGTGGGGTAGCCTAGGTCAtcagaaacaaacaacaacaaagtgatGGTCTGCACACAAATACGCAACGgagaaatgaaagggaaaggaaggagaaatacaggaaagagaaaatcttcaactcaagacagctatCAATCTCCTTGGAAACATTATTCTCCgatgattattgaaaaatttGCGTGGTTGCATTTCCGATGCGTGTTATTCGTTTAAGTAACCCTGTATTTTAGCAAAAGTACACACGACATTTACACATGAATCATGAGAACTTGGCACAAACTGcgcaaaaatatgtttttgtttttttgcttcattGTCCGAACACATTTGCATAAAAACTTACGAATGTTGGATTTTTCCATTCGTGTTATTcacaaatcgttcgcgtgctccgcgaAATCTCACTGAGCTGCAAATGTTTGTGGGCGTAGTGAATACTAGGGAATTTGCAAACAAATTCGTAAGCAAATGCAGTCAAACTTGCAGATTGTTTTTATTGTCGGAAACAGCTTTTGTTGTCGCAAAGAAGTTTTGAACATGCTACACTCGCAAACATTTGCCACTCAGTGAGATTGGTGGAGATTGTGAGGATtgtttctttctccctttttccCAACAAACCCTGCTGGGCCGCCTGCACATGGCTTGCCTCTAACCTGGAACATGTGATTTATGTTCTTCTCAGCTGGACATCAAGGATACAAGGGACATTAGGTTTAACTTGTATTCGACTCTTGGAAGTATTTTATTACAAAGTAGTGCATTTTTTCCTTCGTTTGTTTGGTAAAGAATGAAAGAATGCTCACTTCCATGTTTGAATAACGtatgggaaaaaagaaactttgACTTGTGCGAGggaaattacatgtatttacacaAATCTGGACTCGAAATTATCTTCGACATAGGCGAAATTCGACATGTAAAACTTTGACTTGTGAAAGattattttaaagaaataagTAAAGAGAAAATCAGGACTTTTCTGGCCAAGTTTTCGACTTGTGCGaggtcgacttaggcgaggttgactgtagaATCCCTGAAGAGAAGTCAAGAGAAGTGCTATATGGGATCACTCCTCAATCGGCCTGGGTGTGATGATGACCTCATAGGGGGTCAAGAGACGGCCTGTAGCTGTTTTAGGGATCATGTTCAGGAGACTCTCGCTCTCCTTACCCGGTACCTTAGAGAAGGTGTAATTCTGGAGGAACCAGGAGAAGATGAGGAAGAGGTCGGCCTTAGCAACCGCCTCTCCGAGACAGCTACGGCGACCTGCTCCAAAAGGCATGAAGCTGGGAGGGTGCTGGCGGACTGTGCCACTGTCATCCAAGAAATGTTCTGTACAGGAGATCACAACATGTCAAAGTTTATATCTTTAGGTTTGCTGACTGAAGTATATCGTATGAGCAAATCAATCTTAAAGGGCTTTTTGTGATATGATTATTTAATTGTTTCAACTCAGTAACCATTTAACAGCGTTTtcagtcattttgtttttacatgaGAGTGCAGATAGAAGGGATAAGTCTGGGTGAAGTTGAAAGGAAACCCTACACCAAATATTACTATGTTTCTAAAGCTTGTCTGAAATGCTAATGTTAGGTAATACTGTTATCATTTCTACTTGCATTCATGATCACACAATAGATGACATAATCAGAGTGCACAAAATATGAGCACTGAGTTGCTCtacatgaaaatttctgaaCTTTCATGGTTTTTGATTAACTCTTCTTTTCTTACAGCATGGTGCCAGACCAGCTTAACTCTCCATGAATCATcaacaatcaatgcaaaatccTCCATATCCGTCACTCAAAATTCAGTGATAACAAGTAAAGTGTGTTTAGTGTGAAAAATCTCAATGGCACACATGTAGGAACAACTGAACCAATGCTTTCATATCCTTGGTGGTTGTTTGATGAACATGAATGTGGAAAACAAGATAAAAGCAAAGTCACTGCATCAAAGCTAATCTTGACAGAGTTATCTGCTCAGATTTCACCAAATAAAGCTCTAAATGCTGAAAGTATGCAGAAAGTTTAACATatttaattttgtgtgtgtccatCTCTTACACCCTTTTGCAGCCTTCACCCAATTTGGTACCAAGTTGGGCATGAGCTTGGCATGGTCAGTATGCTGCAGGACCCAACTCCATGCAAGCCTGGTGTGAAAGCCCCCTAGCCTCCCTGAAAACTGCTCTTGCTATAAAACATACTTTGGGCTACATACCTGGCTTGAAGGAGTCTGGGTCATCCCATTCCTGGGGGTCAAAGTGCATGGAGTAAGTGTTGATCATGACAACAGCTCCTTTGGGAATGATGTAGCCATCTGAATAAAGGGACAGAATAGGAAGTGTGTTCATACTTTATCACAAGAACATTGAACAATTGCATCTGACATTAGCATGTGCAGAAATGCGATACATGGAATACATGGGAGTTTTCAGACAGTACTAGCAgcagtatgtttttttttttcacattgcaATGCAATCAGTGAAATAGATTAAACTACTGCAACTGCTAACAGCCGAGTTGAGTTTCAATCGAACACTGTCTCCAAGATGTGGCAATTCTGAACACAGATATTGCACAGTATACCTTGTTCCTACACCCACAGTGTTTAAAGGAGAGTCATGGTCCAGAGGATTGGAGCCAGCTGATTAAAACTCACGTAGTTCAGTGTCCTTGGTAGTGGCATGTGGGATAGCTATGGGAGCAATGCTGCTGTAGCGCATGATCTCATAGAGAGTTGCCTCGGTGTACGGGAGTGTGCCACGATCCTCAATGGTTGGTACACGCTTCCGACCAATGACTGCATCGATTTCCTCTTGGACCTTCCTCTGGATATCTGGGAGTTCTGTTAGAAGAGCAATGGCCCAGTACAAGGTTTCCACAGAAGTTGTGGTCCCAGCTGGAAAGTATAAAATAAGAGGgatgagaaaaagaagaatagatATTTTAAAATTGGTAATACAACCCAAGAAAATGCTTAGACCGATGAGATGTGCTGTTCATGGAATCAACTTTAGCATCCAAATCAATCACAGTGTACAGCATTTACAAAACAGATGAGCATGTTGAAGAGAATGGCTAGCTACTGTTTTATTCCACCTCAAGGCATCAGTAAGAAAGGTTTGACAAATGTGTCTAAACAGTGTGGGAACCTTGGCCTGTAATTCATATAGATGACACATGAATGGCAAGAAAGGGCCCTTGTCTAAATGTAACTGTGGATGTTTGCAATGGCACGATTTACATTCATTCAGGAGGTGACTTATCTGCACACTTCGTGACTCTGAAGTGCAGTCCCTCAACAAATTAAAGATGCATTTGATAAATACAGTAAAATGGTAGAAATTCCATCAACACTACATGGAAAGTAAGAAATTCATGGATTTTTACAGGTTTACTATGTTTTCACTAAATAGCTATCCTGAAAAACAATCTTCATACAAAtttaaatttcaattcatttagcAGACAGCATAATTGATAGTCATCTGGGGACCAATGACTGCATCACcttcaagttcaccttcatagacatgtgggttgagtgaatgcagcaatattagtagaacacatcaatgagagtttgaggaaaatcggacaatccgttcaaaagttattaatttttgaagtttctgttcagtcacggctggatgagaagactactatagcttgtgatattatatgagtacaactatataaagaaagtataaagaaaattcaagattttctcacttttctcacgtaataaaagaacacttgacttctctctttcagaagtcatgggaaataatattacccctaacataagtcagtaacatgtcaaagaaatgtgcactttattcaaacagtcaagttttgtgaaattctctttttattttccttatatcgttgtacgcatgtgacatcatacactgtagtagtcttctcctctATCAGTGATTGTGCAGATAccttctgaacggattgtctgatttttcccaaaatttcactgatgtgttctactaatattgttgccttcactcaatccacatgtatatgaaggtgaacttgtccttaaaaaaaaaaatcacctccaaAGATGTCAGCAATGGTCTGAAAGACGTGGGTGTCGGTCAGTTTCTCCACATTCTCACCCTCCTTTCTCGCATCGTCCTGGGCCTTCAGCATGAGGTGGTAGAAGTTATCAATGTTTTCTGCAAGAAaggagcaaacaaacaacatacactTCATTGAACAAGAGAAAGACTATACATCTTCAACATTTGTAATGATTCTTTATTTATACACTCCAACCTGTTCCAGCTACTACCAGGTACCCGTCCATAGCGATTATGTGAAAATCCCCTGAGAAAACATTTAAAAGACATGTGTGTAGAGGATCCACCTGCCTATGCAACCAATCtattatatcatttttgtttgtaaatatttgtgtgtgtgtgtgtgtgtgtgtgtcctttaCTTGTAATGTAACAGTGAATCCCATTACCCTTCTTTGATTTCTATGGCAAAGTAAATTTTGAGCACCTTTAAACGATGACAAACCTGGATCATAGGTCTTATCCAAGCCACTCAGTTGTTCCTTCAAGAACACAAAGAAGGTGGTAACTGTGTCACGAAGCAGCTTGGGCCCACTGGTAGGAAGATACTTGGCCCAAGAGAAGAAGTCTGCAGCAAGACCGAGACCAAAGCCCTCATTGATCTCTTCATTAATCTTCATCCAGCCTGTCACATTGGGGTCATTTAGCTCATACCTGGTATATGTAGATAAATGggaatttgaaagaaatgaagatcAAAACTTGGCATGAAGACACTGTGCCATCCAATGAACCTTTTAGCCCAAGACCAGTCTGACCAGGCTCTTGAATATCATTGGACCACCTGCAGGCATCCCTATGAGTATTCCTCTATCTGGCTCACATGTGATGTCCCTTTCCAGACTGCTCTGTAATTTAGCTTCCATTGAGTGAGAGGGGGTTGACACTACCAGAAACCTACAGGAGCTATATGTTAACTTCTTGCCATATGTAGACAAGCATCATCTGATATTAATTGAAGGGTATTTTGTCAGATATCTTTTTCTGACAGACTGTTATAAGCTAATGAAGTCCtcgcatctgattggctgagagtaattatgtccgacaaatttgttacacaaaacgcttcatgagaAGCCCCCTGATGTAATCATTTTCGTAGTATAAAATATACCAATACCTATGTACATACACCATACGATTACTTCATTGATCACTTTTGATTTCTGGCCACAAAGCAAGACTTATGATGAATTTTTCTTTACTTATGTTCACCATAACTAGACATGCTAGGTTGCATCTCCATTTATTGATAAATTCAAATTGtgcaatatttttgtaataACTGTACTACTTGTATTGAGTAGTTCATTGCACATACATATCTCCTT encodes:
- the LOC140226557 gene encoding steroid 17-alpha-hydroxylase/17,20 lyase-like; protein product: MKDILGMFSSVGQINSLTITAAIGLVTLTLAYWSVKRPHRFPPGPRGLPIVGSIFGMIDSPQIVFGQWAKKYGNIFGFKVGERWMVVLNGQKAIKDAVIKQGVDFAGRPDFHSIEIFTEGFKDIAFSSFSETWKLHRKLAHTALRHFATGEPLQNLISSMYPKLEKALSENGSKPINPKILLNLLLYNILSQMCFGKKYELNDPNVTGWMKINEEINEGFGLGLAADFFSWAKYLPTSGPKLLRDTVTTFFVFLKEQLSGLDKTYDPENIDNFYHLMLKAQDDARKEGENVEKLTDTHVFQTIADIFGAGTTTSVETLYWAIALLTELPDIQRKVQEEIDAVIGRKRVPTIEDRGTLPYTEATLYEIMRYSSIAPIAIPHATTKDTELHGYIIPKGAVVMINTYSMHFDPQEWDDPDSFKPEHFLDDSGTVRQHPPSFMPFGAGRRSCLGEAVAKADLFLIFSWFLQNYTFSKVPGKESESLLNMIPKTATGRLLTPYEVIITPRPIEE